From one Budorcas taxicolor isolate Tak-1 chromosome 21, Takin1.1, whole genome shotgun sequence genomic stretch:
- the VPS33B gene encoding vacuolar protein sorting-associated protein 33B, which translates to MAFPHRPDAPELPDFSMLKRLARDQLIYLLEQLPGKKDLFIEADLMSPLDRIANVSILKQHEVDKLYKVENKPALSSSEQLCFLVRPRIKNMRYIASLVNADKMAGRTRKYKVIFSPQKFYACEMVLEEEGVYGDVSCDEWAFSLLPLDVDLLSMELPEFFRDYFLEGDQRWINTLAQALHLLSTLYGPFPNCYGIGRCAKMSYELWKRLEEEEDGETKGRRPEIGHIFLLDRDVDFVTALCSQVVYEGLVDDTFRIKCGSVDFGPEVTSSDKSLKVLLNAEDKVFNEIRNEHFSNVFGFLSQKARNLQAQYDRRRGMDIKQMKNFVSQELKGLKQEHRLLSLHIGACESIMKKKTKQDFQELIKTEHALLEGFNIRESTSYIEEHIDRQVSPIESLRLMCLLSITENGLIPKDYRSLKTQYLQSYGPEHLLTFSNLRRAGLLTEQAPGDTLTAVESKVSKLVTDKAAGKITDAFSSLAKRSNFRAISKKLNLIPRVDGEYDLKVPRDMAYVFSGAYVPLSCRIIEQVLERRGWQGLDEVVRLLNCSELAFTDMTKDDKASSESLRLILVVFLGGCTFSEISALRFLGREKGYRFIFLTTAVTNSARLMEAMSEVKA; encoded by the exons ATGGCTTTTCCCCATCGACCGGACGCCCCAGAGCTGCCTGACTTCTCCATGCTCAAGAGGCTGGCCCGAGACCAGCTCATCTACCTGCTGGAGCAG CTTCCTGGAAAGAAAGACTTGTTCATTGAGGCAGATCTTATGAGCCCTTTGGATCGAATTGCCAATGTCTCCATTCTAAAG CAACACGAGGTAGACAAGCTGTACAAAGTGGAGAACAAACCAGCCCTCAGCTCCAGTGAACA GTTGTGCTTCCTGGTGAGACCTCGCATCAAGAATATGCGGTACATTGCCA GTCTTGTCAATGCTGACAAAATGGCTGGCCGAACTCGGAAATACAAAGTGATCTTCAGTCCTCAGAAG TTTTATGCGTGTGAGATGGTGCTTGAGGAAGAGGGCGTCTATGGAG ATGTGAGCTGTGACGAATGGGCCTTCTCTCTCTTGCCTCTTGATGTGGATCTGTTGAGCATGGAACTACCAGAGTTTTTTAGGGACTACTTCCTG GAAGGAGATCAGCGTTGGATCAACACTCTGGCACAAGCTTTGCACCTCCTCAGCACCCTATATGGACCCTTCCCCAACTGCTATGGAATTGGCAGGTGTGCCAAG ATGTCGTATGAACTCTGGAAGAgactggaagaggaggaggatggtGAAACCAAGGGCCGAAGGCCAGAAATTGGACATATCTTTCTCCTGGACAGAG ACGTGGACTTTGTGACCGCACTTTGCTCCCAGGTGGTTTACGAGGGCCTGGTGGATGACACCTTCCGCATCAAGTGTG GGAGTGTTGACTTTGGCCCGGAAGTCACGTCCTCTGACAAGAGCCTGAAGGTGCTGCTCAATGCCGAGGACAAG GTGTTTAATGAGATCCGGAATGAGCACTTCTCCAATGTCTTCGGCTTCCTGAGCCAGAAGGCCCGGAACCTGCAGGCCCAGTATGAT CGTCGAAGAGGCATGGACATCAAGCAGATGAAGAACTTTGTGTCCCAGGAGCTCAAGGGACTGAAACAGGAGCACCGCCTGCTGAGCCTCC ATATCGGGGCCTGCGAATCCATCATGAAGAAGAAAACCAAGCAGGACTTCCAGGAGCTCATCAAGACTGAGCATG CGCTGCTGGAGGGGTTCAACATCCGGGAGAGCACCAGCTACATTGAAGAGCACATAGACCGGCAG GTGTCTCCCATAGAAAGCCTCCGTCTTATGTGCCTTTTGTCCATCACGGAGAATG GTTTGATTCCCAAGGATTACCGATCTCTGAAAACCCAGTACCTGCAG AGCTATGGCCCCGAGCACCTGTTGACCTTCTCCAACCTGCGGCGAGCTGGGCTCCTAACAGAGCAGGCCCCAGGAGACACCCTCACAGCCGTGGAGAGTAAAGTGAGCAAGCTGGTGACTGACAAGGCCGCAG GAAAGATTACTGATGCCTTCAGTTCCCTGGCCAAGAGAAGCAATTTCCGAGCCATCAGCAAGAAGCTGAATTTG ATCCCACGCGTGGATGGCGAGTATGACCTGAAAGTGCCGCGTGACATGGCGTACGTGTTCAGCGGTGCGTACGTGCCCCTCAGCTGCCGAATCATCGAGCAG GTGCTGGAGCGGCGGGGCTGGCAGGGCCTGGACGAAGTGGTGCGGCTGCTCAACTGCAGTGAGCTGGCCTTCACAG ACATGACCAAGGACGACAAGGCCTCCAGCGAGTCCCTGCGCCTCATCTTGGTGGTGTTCTTGGGTGGCTGCACGTTCTCTGAGATCTCAGCCCTCCGGTTCCTGGGCAGAGAGAAAG GGTACAGGTTCATTTTTCTGACGACAGCAGTTACCAACAGTGCCCGCCTCATGGAGGCCATGAGCGAGGTGAAAGCCTGA